Proteins found in one Sporosarcina jeotgali genomic segment:
- a CDS encoding DUF3953 domain-containing protein, whose translation MKITGLALSAIVLFLGIYTLVTDNYSVMPYFQLFVGLLFLFLGLIQFRENHKVLGIFLLVASAFTLYGSVA comes from the coding sequence ATGAAAATTACTGGTCTAGCTTTATCAGCTATTGTTTTATTTTTAGGTATTTATACACTAGTCACTGATAATTATTCTGTGATGCCTTACTTCCAGCTATTTGTCGGCTTGCTGTTTTTATTCCTAGGACTCATTCAGTTCCGGGAAAATCACAAAGTACTGGGTATATTCCTGCTCGTTGCTTCTGCATTCACACTGTACGGCAGTGTTGCATAA